Proteins from a genomic interval of Xylocopa sonorina isolate GNS202 chromosome 6, iyXylSono1_principal, whole genome shotgun sequence:
- the LOC143424593 gene encoding solute carrier organic anion transporter family member 1A5, which yields MTAHPEEAIQPEVEGSLSGPANPIPDQSIDCGCKQLPCPKLARFATRPLFVGLLSWVGLVQAAAHAYLHIAAPTIARRYQFDPYLVEWVLVISDLTPFVLGIVVAYWGNRIHRAAWIGAVVLLQSVSYFVMIIPHLTHQTKVAEETENFTHLSIYADDSRELCNVASSRIVPTEDESCYFTLAVMIVMQIISGVANIAYFALGISYLDDNTKNKHVAPFIGLLIAVKIMGVLFGFILAWGCLRIDAVDLTPIESYREQIGAWWLGLPILTILLVVPGLLLSWFPRMLLSEAVEQGAASLLNGSTNYDQTSLSETRQKAGDSNFWPSLARLVANKTLICQILACTLYITAIINFMAFENLIAESRFHVPKPTGMLRGLGDPSLSRLVTNILKPILVSLIVIISGFVITKAKPTARSIIGYSTIATLIALGIIFTLSAARCINNPIVGVRKNSLVLLQFCNKHCGCSNDADFRPVCDSGGEYTYYSPCHAGCTSSSVKSGMTIYSNCECVKSMTGVDEATDGSCNLNDCQFSWLVFEFGILITYMLIASTLVGDLLVILRSVNAQDKAIGIGFWMTCVALVANVPGKIIYDVIANLTCQYWGTHGTMCRLHDGLHLGNYLCYLTGSLLGLCVLLRVIVWFFCENIELYAEKEIKMINEVEMHDFIRNLTAAPLQQTQQTNDGQNNETSVQVEVTNESTRNRVNTPSEQPEEEEDANDTEDVPLKYGPLGPGNRRTDSKSTLSQGSQTPQPRIGNLDSEDDLSSSDEGSSSKKDSSPKVAYRPLDIDSDVESDLSSMEPRSRRRVSSREYDPTFSIDGKSPFRREFPNPDNYDDPRLSRRWTASPQSSQSPQSSQSPQSPPVPESPQIDGSSKTDSFEYSRKRDDDVFQKKGDFNEVGIPLVNPVRSPTRSTKPWIKPYGGIGKLQAGRPMPPKRLSSRGENSSGSSNSNGDKVIEDRPESRESVSSPKTSSKGSLGTLQTDF from the exons ATGACTGCACATCCCGAAGAAGCGATACAGCCAGAAGTGGAAGGTTCTTTAAGTGGACCAGCCAACCCTATACCGGACCAGTCGATAGACTGCGGTTGCAAACAATTGCCATGTCCGAAATTAGCAAGATTTGCAACCAGACCTCTTTTCGTTGGGCTACTGTCATGGGTGGGATTGGTCCAAGCCGCTGCTCACGCGTACCTTCACATAGCAGCCCCTACGATAGCGCGGAGGTACCAATTCGATCCCTATCTAGTGG AATGGGTGCTGGTGATATCAGACTTGACACCCTTCGTTCTTGGGATAGTCGTCGCATATTGGGGTAACAGAATTCACAGAGCCGCCTGGATTGGTGCGGTAGTTCTTCTGCAAAGCGTTTCGTATTTCGTTATGATAATCCCGCATCTGACCCATCAGACGAAAGTTGCCGAGGAAACGGAAAATTTCACGCATCTCTCGATATACGCAG ACGATAGCCGAGAGCTGTGCAACGTGGCGTCATCGAGAATCGTTCCAACAGAGGATGAATCCTGCTACTTCACGTTAGCAGTGATGATAGTTATGCAAATTATATCTGGTGTAGCCAATATTGCGTACTTTGCTTTGGGCATCTCCTACTTAGACGACAATACTAAAAATAAACACGTGGCCCCTTTCATCGGACTCCTCATCGCTGTGAAAATTATGGGTGTCCTTTTTGGATTTATCTTGGCGTGGGGTTGCCTTAG GATCGACGCGGTGGATTTAACGCCCATAGAATCGTACAGGGAACAAATCGGGGCGTGGTGGTTAGGCTTACCGATCCTCACCATACTACTTGTCGTCCCTGGCTTATTGCTTTCGTGGTTCCCACGAATGTTATTATCCGAG GCCGTGGAACAAGGTGCCGCCTCGTTACTGAACGGCTCCACGAACTACGATCAGACATCTCTAAGCGAGACCAGACAAAAGGCAGGCGATTCCAATTTTTGGCCATCGTTAGCCAGACTGGTCGCAAACAAAACGCTAATCTGTCAAATCCTAGCTTGTACCCTCTACATCACAGCCATTATAAATTTCATGGCTTTCGAGAATCTTATAGCAGAGTCGCGATTCCACGTACCGAAGCCGACAGGAATGCTGCGAGGCTTAGGCGATCCGAGTCTATCGAGACTAGTAACGA ACATCTTGAAACCTATACTGGTCAGTTTAATCGTGATTATTTCCGGTTTCGTAATTACCAAGGCGAAGCCCACAGCCAGAAGTATCATCGGTTACAGCACTATAGCAACCCTTATAGCGTTGGGAATCATTTTTACGTTGTCTGCAGCGCGTTGCATCAACAATCCGATAGTTGGCGTCAGAAAGAACTC TTTAGTCCTACTGCAATTCTGCAACAAACATTGCGGCTGCTCGAACGACGCCGACTTCCGGCCTGTCTGCGACAGCGGAGGCGAATACACTTACTACAGCCCCTGCCATGCTGGCTGCACCAGCTCCTCTGTAaaaagcggtatgacgatttatagTAACTGCGAATGCGTGAAATCAATGACGGGGGTGGACGAAGCGACTGATGGGTCTTGTAACTTGAATGATTGTCAGTTTAGCTGGTTGGTTTTCGAG TTTGGAATTCTCATAACGTACATGCTAATTGCTTCGACACTCGTGGGAGACTTATTGGTGATCCTAAGATCGGTGAACGCGCAAGACAAGGCGATCGGCATAGGGTTTTGGATGACCTGCGTGGCGTTGGTGGCGAACGTACCCGGGAAAATTATTTACGACGTGATCGCAAATCTGACATGTCAATACTGGGGCACTCATGGAACCATGTGTCGTCTTCACGACGGTTTACATCTTGGCAATTATCTGTGCTATCTGACCGGCTCGTTACTGGGACTGTGCGTTCTATTAAGGGTCATAGTCTGGTTCTTCTGTGAAAACATCGAACTCTACGCAGAGAAAGAGATCAAAATGATAAACGAGGTCGAAATGCATGACTTTATTCGTAACCTTACCGCTGCACCCTTACAGCAAACGCAACAAACGAACGATGGCCAAAACA ATGAAACTTCGGTTCAAGTAGAAGTTACAAACGAATCCACGCGAAACCGAGTGAACACCCCGAGCGAGCAgccagaagaagaagaggacgcGAACGACACCGAGGATGTACCACTGAAATACGGTCCTTTGGGTCCTGGAAATCGTCGAACCGATTCGAAGTCTACTCTCAGCCAAGGATCGCAAACGCCACAGCCAAGGATCGGGAACTTGGACTCAGAGGACGATCTAAGTTCGAGCGACGAAGGTAGTTCGAGCAAGAAGGACTCGAGCCCAAAGGTAGCGTACAGACCGTTGGACATCGACTCGGACGTGGAGAGTGATCTAAGCAGCATGGAGCCAAGGTCACGTAGACGCGTCTCGAGCAGGGAGTACGATCCTACATTCAGCATCGATGGAAAATCGCCGTTCAGACGGGAGTTCCCCAATCCGGACAACTACGACGATCCCAGGCTAAGCAGAAGATGGACTGCATCGCCTCAGAGTTCTCAGAGTCCTCAGAGTTCTCAAAGTCCTCAGAGTCCTCCAGTTCCTGAGAGTCCTCAGATAGACGGTTCTTCGAAAACCGACAGCTTCGAGTACTCGAGGAAGAGAGACGACGACGTGTTCCAGAAGAAAGGTGACTTCAACGAAGTTGGTATACCTCTGGTGAATCCAGTGCGCTCGCCAACGAGGAGTACTAAACCGTGGATCAAGCCGTATGGGGGGATTGGCAAGCTGCAAGCTGGTAGGCCGATGCCACCGAAGAGATTGTCATCTAGGGGCGAGAATTCGTCAGGTTCCAGTAATTCAAACGGTGACAAGGTGATCGAGGATCGACCTGAGTCCCGTGAGAGCGTCAGCTCTCCGAAAACGTCTAGCAAAGGGAGCTTGGGTACGTTGCAGACTGATTTTTGA